From Vigna angularis cultivar LongXiaoDou No.4 chromosome 11, ASM1680809v1, whole genome shotgun sequence:
TTCGTATCCCCTACCTAGCATCGATCGTTTGGTAGATGGAGCTTCGGGTCATGTTATACTCAGCTTTCTCGACGCCTACTCGAGATACAACCAAATTCCAATGTACGAGCCTGATCAGAGCAAAACAGCCTTCATTACCGAACATGCTAATTACTGTTATGAAGTAATGCCGTTCGGTTTGAAGAATGCTGGGGCCACTTATCAACGCCTCATGGATAAAATCTTCTATCATCAAATAGGACGATGCATGGATGTATATGTCGACGATATGGTTATTCGCAGCAATTCTGTGGAGCAACACCTGCAGGATTTAAAGGAAGTTTTCGGCCAACTCCGACGGTACAGCATGCGCCTTAATCCTTCCAAGTGTACTTTCGGTGTCCCGGCGGGTAAGTTCTTGGGCTTCATGCTTACACATCGAGGCATCGAAGCTAATCTAGACAAGTGCAAAGCTGTACTCGAAATGGCTGCTCCAAAAACTCTAAGGGAGGTGCAACGTCTAGTGGGTCGGCTCACAGCCTTGTCCCGATTCATTCCGAAGTTAGCTGAGCACATCAAGCCCATCCTGAAGAATTTGAAAAAGGGCACCACACGGCACTGGGACGATGATTGTGAAACAGCATTCAACACCGTCAAACACATTCTCACCAGTCCTCCAATTATGGCTCGACCGGACGATGGGTCCGACTTGCAGCTGTATATCGCAGCATCCCACCACGCTGTCAGTGCGGCCTTGATACAGGAGGTGCCCTCCCTCAAGCTGATATACTTCATCAGTCGTACACTGCAGGGGGCCAAAGAACGATATTCTCGAATTGAGAAAATTGCCCTGGCCCTGCTCACAGCTTCTCGTCGACTTCGACCATATTTCCAGAGCCATCAGGTAGTAGTCCGCACAGATCACCCCATAGCCAAGATCCTCCGCAAACCAGACTTGGCAAGACGGATGGTTTCCTGGTCCGTGGAGCTGTCAAAGTTCGGACTCCGTTACGAGTCACGCAGGTCCATCAAGGGTCAACATTTAGCAGACTTTGCAGCTGAGTTGATACCTGCACTAGAGGACTCGACCCCAAAGTGGATCCTCAGTGTGGATGGTTCCTCAGACAAAAGGGGAGGAGGAGCCGGTGTCGTCCTAGAAGGACCGGGTGGTTTAGTCATAGAGCAAGCCATCACATTCAAGTTTCCAGCTAGCAACAACCAGGCCGAGTACGAAGCCTTAATAGCTGGCCTGTCCTTGGCCAGAGAGTTCACGATAAATCGTCTTGAGTGTCGAATGGATTCAAAGTTGGTAGTCGGCCACGTGAACGGAACTTATCAAGTCAAGGATAATCACTTGCTCCGCTATTTCCACAAAGCTCAAACCTTATTTCAAAACTTCGTCAAGGTTAGCGTCATCCATGTACCCAGGGAGCAGAACGCAAGAGCAGATCTCTTGTCTAAGTTAACTCATTCTAAGGAACGAGCGCAACTATCCTCGATCATTAAGATGACGCTCGACCGTCCTGTCGTGGAAGCTTTCGTCACCAACGTGTCGACACCCATAACAGACTGGCGCCAGAAGATCAAGGATCTCATGGAGAAACAAGACCAAGGGGAGAGCATTACTGTGACCGATTCCAAACGTATTGCACGTTTCGTATGCATAGGCGACGACCTTTACCGCCGCGGCCACGGTACTCCTCTGTTGAAATGCATATCAGAGGAAGAAGCAGACTACGTACTGCGCGGATTGCACACCGGCATATGCGGATTTCATTCTGGTAAGAGCACATTGAGGGCACGCATTCTCCGCGCAGGATATTACTGGCCTACACTCGACCACGATTGTGAGACATTTGTCAAGAAATGTATCTCCTGTCAGGCCCACGGTCACGACATCCATGCACCTCCCGAAGATTTACATAGTATTGTTTCCCCCTGGCCGTTCGCTCAGTGGGGCCTCAATATAGTGGGACCGTTACCGATCGCCAAAGCGCAAAACAAGTTCCTTCTCGTGGCGGTCGACTACTTCACAAAATGGATAGAAGCCGAGCCGTTGTCCGTCATTACTGCCCAACGAGTGCAGCAGTTCATCTGGCGCCTCATCTGTCGGTTCGGCCTCCCTCAGAAGATCATTACTGACAACGGTCGCCAATTCATCGAGCGCAAGCTAGAAGATTTCCTTAGCAATTTGGGCATCAAACATGTCACCTCGTCCGTCGAGCATCCTCAGACGAACGACCAAGCAGAGGCCGCAAACAAAGCCATACTGACGGAGCTTAAAAAGCGACTCGGTGAAGCCAAAGGTTTGTGGGTAGAGGAACTACCAGAGGTTTTGTGGGTGTACAGATGCACTCCTCACGGATCgacaagggacacaccattcaACCTAACTTACGGCACTGACGCCATGCTCCCAGTCGAGGTGGGCGAACCTTCGTTAAGGCGGCATATCACTGATATGTCGCTTAATGAAGAACAGTTGCGGATGAATCTCGATGTCCTTCCTGAGCGTCGAGAAGTCGCCACCATCCGTGCAGAAGCACAGAAGCGAATGTTATCTCGCCGATACAACACCAAGGTCAAACCCAGAGCCTTCAAAAGCGGTGATCTGGTATGGCGAAAACGGGGAGAGGCTAGGAAAAATCGCGCGCACGGCAAGCTTGCAGCCAACTAGGAGGGACCATTCCGCATTATAGAGGACATGTCGAACGGTGCATATCGCCTCCAGCTCCTTGACGGACATCCCGTTCCCAACACCTAGAACGCCACTCATCTTAAATATTACTTTAGTTAACGTTCATTTTCTGCTTTTTATTTGTGAAACATTATTCAACTCCATTTTCAAATACAGAATACCTTTCACTATGATAATTATTTAGTGTCATTTATAATATCTCCAATGTCAAGTCCCAGGGTCGTCGTCTCAGGCACGTCCACACTCAAACGAATTGGGAACACTCAGTCCATTCGAGATACACTCCCACTGGTAGATGTTCACCCTCGAACACCCAGTCCCCttgggatacactccctctggtagatgtTCTCCCGAGAACACCCAATATTCCCATATTCGACTGTCACCCTCGACATCGACACTTAAGAAAAAGTTCACAACATCCGCAAAcactcaaacaattttcaaccTTCAGCATGCACAGTCATTCGTACTTCAGCATATCCAGGTTCTATATTCGAacaaaaatttatgtttatatgtACATCCACATAAGAAAACCCTAGTCTATTACAATATTAGGCGTGCCGCCAGCACCGTTCCCGCCAGTCTCCACGACCGCTTCATCCTGCTCATTGTTGGCGACCGCCTCTTCACCCTTTTCTGCTTCCAAGAAGGCGTCTTCAGGAATTTCACTCAGAGGTTTCAATTCATCCTCGTGCACGTCCTTCTGAATATCAAACTCCACCCCCTCAGTTGACACCTCGAGTAAATGGCCGACCTGCCTCAGAGCCTTCTGGAAACCCCTAGTGTGTTCAACCATTATCGCATCCTTCAGCTCTTCTACTAGCTCGTTCCTTTCCAAGGCCTCCGCCCGCAAGTCGTTCCTCTCTTTGGCCAATGCTACCATTGCCCTCTTGGCCTGCTCCAGCTCACTCGACACTTGATCGCGCTCCCTTTTGAAGGTCACGCAAGCATCCCGGATGTCGTTCAACAGCGCTTCAGCCTCTCTCAAGAGTTGCTTTGAACGTTTCTGCTTTGCGTCACAGGCAGCATGAACCTCAGTGAGTTCTTTCAGCTGAGTCCGTGTCTTCTCCAACTCAACCCGGACTGTACCTCTATCAGAGGCATAAGCCATGTGCCAAGCCAACATTTGCGCCCGTGTTGTCATCTCTAGCATGGCATCGGCAATTTCTTGCTCGGTCATGTTTTCTACAACCTTCTTCTCCGAGCTGTCCATGTTAAGTTCGACCTTGTGACCCAGCGTAAAGGCGGGGTCCCATACGCCGAGTGGGAGGGGACGCTCTATCTCCCCGGCTacctcttttctcttcttcgaCACATCACCACTGGTGTCGACTGCCTTCATCTTCCTTTTCCGCACCAGCTGCTCTTCAATAGCCGCAGTCTCGTCAGTCGACGCAGAAAGAACAATTGGAGCTGAACCAGTTGGTTGCACTTGTGGACGTTGTTGACCAACTGCACGTCCAGCGGATGGCCCCGGTCGGTTAACTTCAGCCCTCTCATTGCCGATGGACTGAAACCAGTTTCTGCCACTTCCCTTTCTCCCCATTATCTCTGTCAAACCAAAAGTCATCCAAGAACAATCAGCAACAACAAAGCAATTCACAAAAACAACAAGCAAAGACACATACCAAACACCCTCGCCTCAGTGTCATTGAACTCAAGGCAGTTTATAAGCTGACGGGAAGAAAAGGGGCGTGGCAACGAGGTCAACACACTCAGAGCCTTTAACTCTTCAATTGTCAGCTTATCTTCAGGCCAAAAGGTGAACTTCAAGGGATCCTGCGTCCAATACAATGGAAATTTGGGGTTCCCCTCACCACTGAAAAAGTATCTCTGCCCGTCTTCAGTGATCGACACCTTAAAGAACTTTTCCTTGAAACCCCTATACGACTGTAGGTAAAGTTCTAAAAGCGCATTACCCGGCTCAGAGATCAACGACACCCATCCCTTCTTCGCGACCGGTCGACATCtaaagaaaaacagaaacaatcCTACGGTGGGCCTAATCGCTAACGCCCGACACAACACCGCAAACGCCTGCACATACCCCCAACTCTTGGGATGCAACTGACTAGGCGCGACATTCAGGGTGCGCAGCACATCCATTTGAAAGGTTGTGAATGGGAATCTCAGGTACAAGTCGTAGAATGGCGAAGCATAACAGTAGAAAAAGTCACTAGAAGCATTCTCCCTACCGTAACATACCCTCTCATCATCCCGGCAAGCTATTAACTTAATACATGTTCGATACCCTAGGGTCCTCAGAATGCAACTATTCTCAATCCAGTTGGCTATAACTGCCCTACTCCTGAACTGACTTCTAAGTTCCTTCACCTCACACGCCGCCCAGGCGTACTCATCCCCGCTAATCGGAGACATTACACGTTCCTCTGGACCCTCACCACATACATTTCCATACACAAAAGCGTCATCACCATAAGGTATAGTGGTAACTTCAGGGCATTCCGCCGTTGATGACGGCCCCGGCATATCGCCACCGGTGTTATGCCCCTTTTCTTCCATTGCCAGCAGTAAACACACTAAGACGAAGGAGATATAAGGGTTACCTAGTAAATTCTTGTAGCAGCGTAAGCGATGACGACGAAGAGGAGACGATTTCGCTCACAGCACACGATGTCAACTTCTGTTCTTCCGCAAAAATGAAAAACTCCTTTCTGAATCGTGTTGAAGAAGGAAAGAAGTTTAATCCTCAGCCGCCGTAGGATCCTTTTTAATCCAACGGCTGCCAATTCGCGTCTCTTCGTTTCCCCAAACAAGCgggaaaaccctaaaaatcgTAACGTCAAAACGGTGCGCATCGTCTCCCCAATAAAACAACATTCAACGTCCTTTAGTAAATTCGCAAGCCAAAGCTATGCTCGTTTACTCGGACTCGGGGGGCATGTACTATAGGATACCTAATCCACCAACGGTCGATCGGTAACCCGGGCGCCCTGGCGACggttaaaactaataataaagatatgCAATGCAAAGCCTTCTCACGGTCGTAATGTCACACGATTACATGTTGATGTCGACCACTTGGTGATCGACATCCAAACAGTGATGTCGCGACATATAGCGTTCGCGCGACAAGTCGCCTATTTATGTCGATACACAAGACGATCGACATACAGAGCGCGATATCGTAGTATACGGTTTAGCAGTTAAGAATAAACAGCTACGAATATTAGCTAACGCCACGAATCACGGAAGTAGTTGACTCagtgatgaatcaatattttttacatttcacttagtttattgtgctaaaattaatcagggaattgtgcttaattgtcaagtattttcccgtttttactaattgtgcttaaattaaccagtaattcttattttaactaatttgaattatctgagctaattatttgtataagtaattgcagggaaaatattgaataatattttggaaTACTTGAAAGAGCACCGAATTGGCTAAATGAGTAGAAGAGAGCAACTTAATTCTTTGATGGTTTCCTAATGCATCTCACGGCAATGATTGAGTGTGTACCTTGGAAGTGGCAACCAATGtttcctttattttaatattgtggAGACAACATTATAGTGGAGGTTGTTCTGGAAAAATATTCAATGGAGAAATTTCTTAGAAAGTGGGAGCCACCACCTATTGAAAGTCAAGGTTTAGTTGGGAGGAACTCCAAAATGAAGTgctaaatttttattgaattaataaaaGTGGTGTTACAGTCCATTCACTTTGGCTAATGTGTAGATTTTCCATTACACATAGGACAACTTATTTTGGCAGCTGGAAACGTGACTAAGCAATTGGAGAAAATCACAAGGAACATGTTTCAACCTATGGGGTCCATCCATCacttggaaaatgatttttttttcatttgagaAGAGAAACATCTACACGGAAAGAGAACAACAACCACCACTTAAATGAAATCAATCTACATTCAAAAAAAGGTACTGTTACGTCTTCCAAAAATGAAAAGTATTGGTGTGCACGTTCTTACTCCAGCTGGGAAGAAGTGAATGGATTGTCCACCAAAAATAGAAGCAGTTTTCGGTCCTTCAATGCATCCAGCAGCtggcaacagagaaagaaatCCACGGACCATTAGCACCTGAAGTCCAGCACGTCCAAAGGAGCCAATCCAGTATCTACCAGCAGCCATCAGGAAGCTCACGGCAAAGATCCGTTCACcacttagaaaataatattctcATGAAGAAGAAGGGCCACGTTGAAGGAATCCGGCAGCAACGACCTCTCATCCAGAAGCAGCCACGGTCATGGCAAGAAGCAGAAGCAGCAGCGCTTGGGTGTAGTCCAGCAAGCTTCAAGCTCCAACCGCCTCTCCCAGTTTCCCAGTCCAGAGTTTTTGAAGCCCATGGCTGCACTATGAGCATGGAGAATCAATTAAGACTTAGCTTTGGTGAGCACATGAGAGTAGAGCTGGAAGAAGGGAAGCAACCGCTGCATGCACACATGAAGGGGTAGCACTTTGACGTCCACTATGTGGAGGAGAAGAGGTGTCATGGTCCAGCAAAGCCATGACAGCAATTTCAAGCATCCAGCAGCAAGGTGCTTCACGGTCTTGGCAGCAAGGGCGGCAACGTTTGAAGGAGGATCACAATGGAAGAAGCAGTAGCTGGTCCAGCTCCAGCACCATCACGCACACGGAAGAGAAACTCTCGGACAGCTGCAACAGCACCACCTCCACGTCCAGCTATCTTCGCGTTCCCCAGCAAAGAAAGACATCCAGCTTTGAGCAGCCACAAAGACGATCTGATGGAAGTAGAATGAATGGAGAAAGGAGCCCACAACTTGGAATGGGAGCCATGAAAACCATCTTCGTAAAAGAAGAATGTTCACGGCAAAGTGGTGAACAAGATGACAAGAGTAGGTGCAAAAATGAAGGGGCcctcaccctattttctcacgAGCAGAAGCTATTGCTCAGAAATTTGTGCAAGGAACCAAGTTGAATGAGAGAGCATCCTATGGGAATTGTTCTGAGCTTTGGCTATAAAATGGCAGCAggcagagaagagaaaaaaccattagattttaggagtaggaaTTAGGAGTTACGTTCTGGCTGGCTGGGTTTTCTCCTCCCCTTTGAGGGAGGTTTTggatttgatttaattttcacTTGCATGTATTGAATTATGGTGATGTTggatttgattttcatttacACTACATCCGTTTTCACGtttaagattttaaatgcaattatttttagttcatgaatttcagatttgcaattttaattctgttaaaatttcgtttttaccgtTTTCAGAATTTTACTGCTTAATCTTGTTTTTACAGtcaattaattttactattttcagtatttaatttttctgcacAACAACCTTTAAACCCCCCCTTtcgtaaaaaaaaatctgaaactaAACCgacacaaattggtccttgagagacgacctaggagtcacttcctagtcctGTACTACATTAATTTcgtgtatcaaatttgtatgaccgcgacagtcgtatcaaattttggcgccgctgccggggaacaatgaaggtttggttttagatttttgttgtgtaaaattttgttttgttaatatatttgttttgtgtgttttgtcttgtatatttttgtaggcgacaacgataccttcagcaaattttggcggcgttgtcacttcagtccaggttcttgttttagatttttactgtttttgttttattacatgGTTGTAAtctatgttttgtcttttatatttttattgtgctaTGTTGTGTATTTAGttgttagataaaaaaaaataataaaaattgttatgtCTTGTTTGTGCCTGTAGCATGTTAATtgtgttgtattttattttattttattttattttattttgttgtgatGTGATATTCTATTTTCTGTATGTGTGTCGTGTGTgttttatctgttaaataaaaaaattaaaaaaaaattaaaaaaaaaaattattatgttctgtcttttgtgtgcgtgtaacatgtataaatgtgttttgTTTAGTGGTTGTTTTTGGAAATTTCAATTGATGTAAATATTGGTTTTCCCCATGTTATGTTTCTATATGTTTGGCTTAATCTTTGTTGAAGAGGAAGTCCAAGTCTGAGACATGTTTTGCACTACACTAGAGGAGATGACAGATTCTCAAGACTGGATGTATGATTTAGTCAAGTGTCTTCCCAAATTCCTTGGGTTGGCACATGAAGATCCATACAGGCACCTCAAAGAGTTTAGCTTGGTGTGTTTGTCTATGAGGCCTGCTGGTGTTTCAAAGGAAACAGTGTTGATAAAAATGTTTCCCATGTCCCTTCAAGATGAAGCaagagactggttcatataccagtatccttttaatagttggcaggaaacacaacaaaaattcttcGACAAGTTCTTTCCAGCAGCAAAGGTGACCAGCATTAGGATGAAGATCACTGCCATTGAGCAGTTTCAAGAAAAAAGCCTGGCAGATTATTGGGAGAGGTTTAACAGGCTCTGCACAACTtgtccaaaccaccaaattccAGAGCATTTGCTCTTGACTTATTTTTATGAAGGGCTCCTGGACAATGAAAGGATACTTGTGGATGCAGCTATTGGTGGATGTTGGATGGATATAACCCCAACAGAAGCGAGGAAGTTGCTCTGCAAGCTGGCTGGTGAAAGTCCAATTGAGGTAGCAAAGGAAGAACCTGATCAGCTTGTTCTGGATTCTGACACTGATAGCCCTGAGGATGCAGCTGATAACTTGGAGTTTGGTAAGAAACTTCTCAGTGAGCAAAAACAGGTTTATTCTGAACATGAGATTCCAATTTTACCCGATTTGCAGACACATTCAAATGCATGTGATTTGACGCACACTAATTCTATAGGGTTTATGACTGATActgatacaaatttgattgaccattctaaaatttttaattcagtgTCAACCATTGAACCCATTAGTGAAAGTAGcgtcaatattgattttgaaagagaaactgTGCATTCTGATGATTTTATAGAGTTAAGACTAAACTTTGATTTAACacagttttctgaaaattttgaatgtgattgcgAATCTGGTTCTTGCTCCATTTGTGCTGAAATTGATTATGCGTTACAGCCAAACTCTAAGTTTATTACAGATGCTATTAATTGTGAGTTTGATGACAAGGATGCAGAGTTCAAAAAGAATGCAGGTGCTGACATGAAGGAATGCATGATTAATGACGAAGAGATACTGCTGCAACAGTTTGCtgtgagaagaaagaagaaacatctTGCTATGGATGATAAAGCTATACTGATGAAGCATTTCCTCTTAAAAATTTCTCTGCTGAATCATGTGATGGAAAGCATATCCCTGATTGTCCAAATTTGGCAGCTACCACCATaaccaggggagttttcctATCCCTTCTtcccttaattttcttaattcgcgaattaggggagaattctgattttcttggtttacgattttttttttctttcttttctttaaaaaaaaaaattattttgtgttgtgtttcaagtctgttattttgttaatgtatgttttgtaaatatatgttttgtctgcTGTTTTTGACATTTGTGTTCTGTCTGCTTTGATATTTTGTGTTCGTTATTTGGTATTTTGTTTCGTTAATAtgtgttctgtttttatttagtttttgttaaaaaaaaaaaaatattaacagagTGCATCATTAACATCTAAGGCAGAGAGGTGTAGTCTGAGCAGATTTAATATGAGTgcatttattgaaattaaaccGAATTCACCGAAAATATATTGTCTTACTctgttaattataataataataaaaaaaaaaaaacataataaaacatGGGTTGTGATCGATCAGTAATGATCGTTAAGGATTACagtccaacaaaaaaaaataataataataaaaattaatacataaaaagCATAATAAAGATGTTCGGGGTTCGATCATTTCTAATCattaatattacagaccataatcataaaaaaaatataaaaataaatgaagcattaaaaatggaagtattctcgagctggttgtggtggtctaagggagagctccgttgagggagctctggtacgaAATGTCACGAGCGGAGGCGGAGGAATCTCTGTTTCTGGATCGATTATGATAGGAATGGGGAAGAGGTCcaacagcctcggtgccctcattaccacccagccattttctttcaaacaaaaaaaaaattgttaataataataaaaaaaaaaaaaaaaaatttatcaataaaaagtGAGATCTGATGAGAGCTCTTACCGTACATGtacagcggcagttgtgaaaactgagtgccactggggtctatctccgcttgccagcgcctgacccgattgccgtggttgttgaaccagcagtgcacgttgtattcgctggcatctccgtaggtccttagtcgagacgtgatctcgacgacttgcgctcggcttggatgagtgaccccatagttgaagatgttggtcatcatcttgacctgatcatctgttgggcgccaccgctgactcgtgtatctctcgatttccatctcgctcatcatattctaaaacataaaaaaaaaaacaataaaaaataaaaaaaaaaaacagaaaaataaaaagcataaaaaacatTAGATTcttagttctgtgttttctttattatttcttGTTTACTTTGTCCTGTCTGTCCTTGATTGTTTCTGTATttggtctcagatctgtttcacggtccttgcaaaagggtcttaaacggatctacgtccagttgtccttgtccatattgttCATGTATATTCAGTTTctgtgttttatttatttatttatttatttttagtggggtacgtggcgttgttctacccgattgtctctgccataccttcaatcgaagggagattaacgtctggtttccagccgatataccccttaagttttttttgacagttgtgttttatgtgtttttctttaaaaaaaaaataatataaaaaaaaataaagcaggAAAAGGGGGCAGGGAGAGAGGACAAATAATAATCGGcagaagaataaaaataaaggaaagcaggaaaatGGAAAAAAGGGAGAGCAGGCAAGAGgtcagagaagaaaaaaatggaaaagcagtaaaaaaaaataaataacaggaAAGCAGGACAAGGGAGAGGGAAAAAGAACAAGCAGAGAAAAGTAAAGAGAGCAGGGCagagatgaaaaataaaggaaatacAGAAAGGAAAAGATCTGGAAACTTAAGAGAagcagaaaaggaagaaatagaGATCAAGGTGCAGAGAACTTACCTGGAGTAGTAGGACTTACAGCAGCTTGACGCAGATCTCAGAAGCTCCGAAGGCACGCTGAGGCAGAGGCTCCGTGCAGACTCCAGACGCTCGGAGGAGAGAGTGAGAGAGTAGAGAGAGAAGACAGGAGCAGAGAGAGTGTGGGAGGTCAGAAATGTCGCTCGACGCTGAGGAGGTAcccttttatagccaaaaattctgccactgtagcaacagttccggtcattgccaccgaaactgttgtcacagtgccggtcttctcctttttcaaaaaaaaaaaaaaaaaaaaatattagcatCTGCTGATGGGTGCTAAGTGATTtcgacatctgctgatggatgtcaatgataacatctactgatggatgttactgaaaatttcttccctttttcctactttttattgcacttgtctatattatttgactgctctgaaattgataatctgaggattgtaacacactgaggacattgtgtgatttaagtgtgctctactgggaagaaattctgatttttctgttagtttctgttagtatgtattttgtgtgttaaattttttgtttttgagtgttaaattttttctgtttcacgattatttttgtgtgaaataaattttacatttttctcttgatttctggatgatttctaagttgtagatttttccttcacttcattAATACTTATGGTTTAAAATCCTTGTTTTTCTCTGCCTGaaaagatgattatgtgtttaagaggttgatttgattgtgacgaataccctgtgtgagatttgagccacttaatcttctttcttgtgtgtgatatgtatcttgattgcttgcacatatgccttggcttgattctttttgataatacttgattgatatgcatgtttagaaatgataaaggcattttatttcttgagcctctttagccaaataagcctaccttgttattatcctttgataacccctttgagcctatactgtatatatttctttgtgttgaagctcatacactgaccctaagtgaaaaaccatgattatcttaaccttaggaaagtctggagctataaaaatgttttgtgaataagtgtggtctccttgggaattttgatgaattggctagttggttcctcatcatgttctgaaaatataaattatatcctgttgtgtgtagagagagaaaagaaaaaaagagacaggatgaagaaaaaaaaatgatgagaaagaaaaaaaaaatgataaaaaaaaaaattatataattttgtgaataatggagtcgagaagaggatcgAATTAGAGGTTGGGTGAAATTTTACTGTATTTCCACTtattccccattgctcctctatttcttttgggcTATAcctacttatccatatttatcctcccctgaccttggccccattacaatcCTGAAAGAcctttagatctgaacatgcgtatgttttaagtattgatattagaaacttgccaagtctacttgtgtttgttttcttgagtacatcgagttgaaattatttaccttaaacacttgagagaaacactgtgagtgcatctgtgaggttttgttatttttaaatcacctcttaagctgattgattatttttccgtgtattgaattgcttggaagatttctgtaagtatctgctttatttgatttgtgttggataatttctacttcttttctctgtccagacTTCTTGAGAATtct
This genomic window contains:
- the LOC128194674 gene encoding uncharacterized protein LOC128194674, producing the protein MVKKSNGQWRMCVDFTDLNKACPKDSYPLPSIDRLVDGASGHVILSFLDAYSRYNQIPMYEPDQSKTAFITEHANYCYEVMPFGLKNAGATYQRLMDKIFYHQIGRCMDVYVDDMVIRSNSVEQHLQDLKEVFGQLRRYSMRLNPSKCTFGVPAGKFLGFMLTHRGIEANLDKCKAVLEMAAPKTLREVQRLVGRLTALSRFIPKLAEHIKPILKNLKKGTTRHWDDDCETAFNTVKHILTSPPIMARPDDGSDLQLYIAASHHAVSAALIQEVPSLKLIYFISRTLQGAKERYSRIEKIALALLTASRRLRPYFQSHQVVVRTDHPIAKILRKPDLARRMVSWSVELSKFGLRYESRRSIKGQHLADFAAELIPALEDSTPKWILSVDGSSDKRGGGAGVVLEGPGGLVIEQAITFKFPASNNQAEYEALIAGLSLAREFTINRLECRMDSKLVVGHVNGTYQVKDNHLLRYFHKAQTLFQNFVKVSVIHVPREQNARADLLSKLTHSKERAQLSSIIKMTLDRPVVEAFVTNVSTPITDWRQKIKDLMEKQDQGESITVTDSKRIARFVCIGDDLYRRGHGTPLLKCISEEEADYVLRGLHTGICGFHSGKSTLRARILRAGYYWPTLDHDCETFVKKCISCQAHGHDIHAPPEDLHSIVSPWPFAQWGLNIVGPLPIAKAQNKFLLVAVDYFTKWIEAEPLSVITAQRVQQFIWRLICRFGLPQKIITDNGRQFIERKLEDFLSNLGIKHVTSSVEHPQTNDQAEAANKAILTELKKRLGEAKGLWVEELPEVLWVYRCTPHGSTRDTPFNLTYGTDAMLPVEVGEPSLRRHITDMSLNEEQLRMNLDVLPERREVATIRAEAQKRMLSRRYNTKVKPRAFKSGDLVWRKRGEARKNRAHGKLAAN